A stretch of DNA from Halioglobus japonicus:
TTGCCAATCGATTCATTGGTCTCAAAAAGCCCTTCAGCCAGGCTCATGCCTAGCGTATGCGCATCCGCATCAAGCGATGCTCCAGCAGGCGCCAGCGCAGCAATGGCGCCGCCATCGGGGTTGAGCACAAGTGCCGATGCCAACGACAAGTAATTAGGATACCAGTCGTTGCCCGCGGAACAGGTAAGCGCAGAGAATATCGGGCGGCCAGTATTTGTGAGGCTCGCTGCTGCGCTTTCATTAAAGAAGTTCTCTGAATAGTTACCCAGCTGCTGGGTGGAACCGTGACCATCATAAGAGACATAGCCGGAATTCCAGGTTTCAGGGTCATTGAACGCTGTGCGCACGGCGGTGCCACTCACGTGAACGTTCTGCTCAACCGTAAAGAAGCCGCCCTCGTTGCCCAGGTATGCGCCCTTCTCCACGGTATTGGCAGGGAAATCGCCAGCGGAATCAGCGTTGTCGGCAAAAAGTACCGCCTTGTCATGCGAGGCGAAGTTGCCGTAAAGCAAATCTTCCTCATAGGCCTGCATTTTCTGCAGATACAGCAAGCCATCTTCATTAGTCGTTACCGCGATTCGACCTATGGCCAGGTCATTACGGCCATCATTGCCGAGCAATGCGTCATCAGACGCCACGATAGACCACGGAGTTGACACGAACCGCACAGGGAGAACGCCATCGCCGTATCCCATCCGGTCTTTCAAATCGAGGCTGCCCTTGCCCAACAGCACCACGTAGGAAGGCACCTGACTCCAGCGCTTGCGGACTTTTTCCATAAATAACGTCACTGCAGCCGGATCCTTGCGGCCCTGGGCGTATTGGTCGTAGATGTCTTCCAGCCATACAATCTTGACCGCGCCAAACATCTGACGGCGATAGCTTGCCAATTCCTCAGCAAACTCGGTAAGCGAGCGAGGCGCGATGATCAGGTAATCAGAGCCATTGGAACGCTTCTGCAGAGAGGACCGCTCATCAATCGCGACTTCAGGAAGTGCAGCTGTACCCTGTTGCATCACCACATAGTCTGCGCCAGCGAGTGCGTCGAAAGAAGCGATAAAACCATCGGTGCCGCCGTCCACCACTGCAACGTCCTGCCGCACGGATGAACCACCATCGGCCACTTCATACACACTGATCTGATCGCTAGAAAAGCCAGAGACCGACTGGAGGCCTCCCACGGCATTGTGCACGCGTAAAAAACCGTCTTTTGCAACAGGTTGGCGCTGGTAGTCGAGTTCAATGTCATCAACATAAACCCGGCTTCCGCCATCTGGAATACCTGAAATTGTCAGCGCTACCGTATTGGTGCCATCCATCATAAGATAGTCCTGCACAGCTGCCGCGCTGATGACCACTTCCTGAAAGCCATCGAAACTTTGCGCTGCCACATCGACACCGTTCAGCGCTACCGTCACATAATGGTCGTCGCCCGTCTGTAATTCGCTGGCTCCACGAAGGCGCACCCGCAGGTTCGCATTACCAGATACATCGGGATCGGGGGCATCGAATGTAAATTCACGGGTAATAAAGTCGGGAAAACCGGTGCTCAACACATCCCAGAACCAAAAGTCTGCCTCGGGCTCCTCGGCAACTGCCCATGGGATGTACACCATGTCCGGCTCTTCTTCGAACAACAGGGTCTCTGGGAAGGCAGTCAGAGCAGTTTCTGCGGGGCCCTCACCCACGGCGACGGCCATTCTCAGCGCACGCTTGCCACCACCGAATTTCAGGTGATAGGCATTTTCGCTCGTGAAGAATGTATCGTATGTCTCTGCAACAAATTGAATCGAATCGCCCGCGGCGTCGTAGTACCAGGCCACACCTTTGCGGGCATTACGCAGCACGAGTCTGCCCTGGTCTGCTCGATCACGGATGCTTGCCTCGGATTTGCCCATCTTCAGTGCAAGCTCGGCAATCGAAACGCTTTGGACCCCGTCACCCTGGGTATATAGCCAAACATGTCCCGAGGGCGGCACAGACTCTTTGGCCGAGACAGCAGCAAGATCGCTACCGCGGAAACTATTGCGTGATAGTTTTGCGGGCGATGGCAGCGCTTGTCGCTCAGCGCGGCTCACTCCCATGCCGTGGGGCTCGCGACGACGCCCTACAAAGCCGCCGCTAATAGCCTGCCACTCGCCCCACGTTGCCTGCTCGCTGCTACGCGGTGCTGCCTGTGTACCGGCACTGGCGGCAATCAGGCCGAGCGCCAGCGCCGCTGCGCCGATGCCAGCTCTCGCTGCATTGTACTTGCCTGATAGTGGCATTAACCTCTCCCATCGATTTGATAGATCGCACGCTGTCATCCGGACAGCCAAAGCGATCTTGACCCCCAATTATCGTCCCTATCACCTTCCCTGTAAACGTTGCTGCGGACCACAAATGCACCGTGATATGATCCGCGTCACACAACGAGCAAAAGGTTGTCAGATGGAACTCGCCACCTGGGGCGAACAGCACGTAGATCTCTCGTTCGCCGGCTTCCAGTTCCGCATTGAGGGGCTGACGCAGGAGCAGTGTGCGCCCATCAGGCAGCGCTATGGCTTAAACCCTGATCAGGCGAGCATCCAACGCTGCCAGGCCACCATTTGTGCCGCTGAAAAGGCTTTTCCGAGGCACTCTATAGAGCGCTATAACGACCCTCAAACCGGCTACAGACAATTGATTGAAGAAGTTGCCGACTCCAAACTGAGCGTGGAGGGTGTCGACTACCGCGGCGAAATCAGCCTCACCCCCGACGCCGGTGGAGTGCTGTACACCAACACCGCCACCGAGGCCGCTACCTCGGTGGTGTTCGAAAACTTCCTGCGAATCCTCAGCGCACTCATGGCTCTAGAGTTGCGTGGACTGCTGCTGCACAGCGCCGGGGTCGTCATCAACGACAAGGCGTACTTGTGCCTGGGTCGCTCAGGCGCTGGTAAATCAACCCTCGCCGCCAAAGCACTAGAGGCCGGCGCGACTATCCTTAGTGATGACGGTAATCTACTACTCCCCTCCCCAGAAGGCGGCTACGAGGTAGCACCAGTACCCTTCGCCGGAGACCTCGGGCAGACAGCGTGCCAGGGTAACCGCCCCTACCCCGTAGCGGGCTTGTTCTGGCTGTGCCAAAGCGATGAACTGGCTGTAGAGACCCTGTCTCCGGGGGTCGCCTTCGGCCGGCTGATGGCCTGTGCCCCAACAGTGAATTCCCTGCATTCACGCGGACCCCAGCTGGAAGATGTTCTGCTGGAGATTCTTGCGATACTCCCATTTCACCAGCTCAAATCGCGGGCAGGGGATGACTTCACGACGATTTATTCCCGCATACTTGAGGCTAACCATACATGACCTCAAGGGCGCATATCGCTGAGGTACTGCGCGAGGGCGAGGCACTCAAGCTGACTGTCAATGGCGAGTGTATGATGCCCACATTGGGTCCTGGGTCCTGTATTACAGCCCAGAAAGCGAACAAATACCTACCCGGTGACGTTCTGGTGTTCACCACCAGCCATGACAGTATGCTTGTGCACCGCTTACTTGGCACTCTTCCCGGAGAACGCCTGCTATGCAAGGCAGACCGTGAACCTCGGCCAGACGCCCTGCTCCCCATAACCAGGGTCGTGGGGCGGGTTATTGAAATTGAGGGCCAGCCGCTGCGCACCCAGGCCACGAAGCGCCTAACATGCTGCTTGGCCTTCGCCTGGCACCTGACCCGGCTAGCCACGGCAAAGCTAGTACCGAGGAAAACCGTTTAGTTATCACTAATACCCAGACTCCTCCGGGAACCCGCTTCCACTAGATTGTGACCCAATGGCGTGAACGTGCTCACAAACTGTAAAAGCCCCATTTGTAGAAAAGACCGCCGCTGATATAGTTGGAAAACGCTTATTCGATGAAGCTTGGATACCATGCTGCTATCACGCCGCGCCCTTGCACTTGGCACGGGACTTTTGCTATTGAACAACCCTATCGCCCACGCCTTTGATTTTGATTGGGGCAGTGTAACGTGGGTTGATGGTGATGATGGTCCGCAAATTTTCAATGACGTAGATGGTTCCGGCGTGACCGTGACCGTGACCGTGACCGGAGACGTCGCTCAATTGACAAACAACACGCCCGCGCTGTTCGACGTTGGAGGCAATGACGAACTTAGACTCTTCCCAAACTACTCGTCCACCGCCCAATCGGTTACCGCGCAAATTGCATTCTCTACCCCTGTGTCGGTGAGCCAGCTCATTATTAAAGATATCGACAGCCTAGATTTCTTTGGATTTGGTTTCAATGACGCGGTGGAAGTTCAGGGCAGCGATGGCGTGAACCCGGTACTGGCGGATAATGTCACTGTAGGCTCTGCGGTAACGGATGCCGGGGACAACATTAACTATGATTCTCAGACATTTACGTCGCTGGGTTACACAGACACAACAGGCTGGCTTACAACCAATTTCAGTGACCCCAATGCGCTGGTCACTTCCATAAGCATCACTCATAAGCCTCTCGACAATTTTGATGACCCTATAGGTCAAGCTATAACCATCTCCGATTTTTCGTTTACGCCTGGCAGCGATAGAGGAGATGCGCCCTCAACCTACGGCGATCCGCAGCACAATGCGTCGGGCAATGTCATTTACCTGGGCGACATCGCGCCAGATTTCGAAAACACCACCCCCCACGCTGTCCCTGGAGCAGATGCTGTAGGCGACGACGACAACAACCTTAACGATGAAGACGGCGTAACATTCACTGCCTCTGCTGGTGCCACTCCAAATGCGCTAACGGCAAGCATCGAGACTATCAGCGAGATTGCAACTCACTATGTTTGTGCCTGGGTAGATCTCGATAACAGTGGCAACTTTAGTGATGACGAAGGGCGCTGCTCGGATAGAACCAGCACGTCGGATGCCTTGGATCCACCTATTGAGCTTACGTGGTCGGCGGATACGGGTGTTGTCTCCAGTTACGCAAGGGTGCGCATCTCCTCTGATGTTCTCACAACAAATGACTTTGACACCGTTGTGAGCGATGGTGAGGTTGAGGACTACCAACTTATCTACGACCCCACCTCTGTAACCATTGGCAACATTGAACTGGAGCCTGCCTCAGTAGACAGTTATCTGAGCGAGTCTGGCACAGGCGAAATGGACACCGCCTCACTTTATCGCGTCTTGCAGGTCTGGGCACCGGCGCTGGCCGCACAGACCAATCCCGAAGACCGCGATGCAACACTGCAGGCTCTGACCAGTTATCTGGACCCCGACGGTGACGGGCAGGTAGCGCTGCTCATCTGGGAAACGCTCGAAGAACAAGGCACACTGGGCTTCTACGTGGAGCGCAGAACCCCGGGCGGCGAGTGGCAATCCGTGAACGAGAGAATGCTACCCTCGCTGCTCATCGCGCCCATGGGTGGGCAGTATCAGCTGGTAGATCCCTCCGTGTCCTCAGGCACCTGGGAGTACAGGTTGATCGAGCAAGAGGCCCGCGGCGGCAAGAACACCTACGGGCCATATGAACTGGAACTTCGCTAGTAAGCTGTTGTGCGTTGCCCCGTATCAGGGTGACGCGTCCAGCGTGAACGGACCGTATGTCCGAGTACTGCCTCGCGCCTCCTGCTCAATCAGACGGTAACGCAATACCTGCTGAAGGTCCGCCTCGGGGTCGAGCAACTGATATTCCGCACCCATGGGCGCAATGGGTAGCGCTGGCAGCATCCGCTGGTTAACCCTGTTCCACCCCCCCTCGCTTCCGCGCCGCTCAACGTAAAAGCCCAGGGTACCGTACTCCTCCAGCGTCTCCCAAATCAACTGCGCGACCTGGCCATCACCATCGGGATCAAGATAGTCGATCAACGCGACGGCGATGTCTTCGCGTGAGGCATCGCCCAGCAGTTCAGCTTGATTTTCGTCCCAGCTGGCGAGCATTGCCAGCAGAACCTGTTCCGGCGCCCCTCTGGGTCCCAGCAACTGTTCGATCGGCATTGCCTCGAGGCTGAAGCTCGCCAGGGTCACCGCGGTAGGATCTACCACAATCTGGTAGTCCTCCACCTCTCCATCACTGGCTTCGCCAGCGGCGTCTGCCGCAGTGAGTGCGTCTGTACTGATCCGAACACGCGCGTAGGTAGAGTAGGGTACCGAGGTGGGCAAGCCCGTCCAGACGAACTGCACAGGTGTCTGAGGCCCAGCCGAATTAGTTGGGACGGGCACGCAGCCGGGCGTCCCAAGATCAGTCGTATCGAAACTGCCATCACCGACCGCGCCCGACGGTACATCCAACCAGGCGCAGACCGTTGCAACCGTATTGGCAAAATTATTGACCGTGACGCTGGCCTGGATAGTGCCCGGCGAGGTGTAAGTAAAGACAACCCCGTCCTCATCGTTACCGGCACCCACCTCGCTCGTATCATTGGTGTCATCGCCGTCAGCGCCCGCATTGGACTGGGAGCCGCTTTCGAGATCGGGCGGAACCACACCCAGATATGGCCCAGCGGTCAAAAGAACGTTCTGCCGATCAAAGACCCAATATGCGACCTGCTCCGTCGTATGTTGTCGCTCGTCATCCTGAATGGTGTCTTCGTCAATGCGTAAATTTATCAGACCAGAGTTCGGCGGTTGTGGCTCATCGATAGGCGGCGTACCAAAAAGCACCGCCCAACCACCATTGAACCCATCCATCGCCGCCAAAGTTGCGACCCCTGAAACGTACTCAGTCGTCGCTGGCGTAAGGGTGTATCCGGGAGGGGTCGAGGGATTGGTCACTCCTTGTATAAAATCAGACCCCAGAGCCACCTCATAGGCGACCCCATTTTGTGCTTCAAGCCCAGTCGTGCCTGACTCAGTCTCAACTATAACGTATCCGAGCGTTTCGTTTGCGCGAGGCCCATCATCTTCGAGGATACCCACATCCTCTGCTACATGTTTGCCCACACATATACCATCGGCATCTGGTGGAGATAGTTCCGACACGCAATCATTACTCCAGAATACAGAGAAGCGCTCGTCGTTAAATGTCATCACCTGCCCGAATACGGCAGGTTGCACAAATGGAACCAGCGGTGTGACATCCGCGGTAGAGGCCGGGTCCCAAAAGGTAGGCTGAACCCCATAATTTGTCACGGTTGACGTTACCGTCCCTGCCAGGATGCGACGACCGTCTGGGAGAGTCTGTTCACCTGATTCAGCAACCAGGCAGGTAGCATCCCAGTCTACTTGTGCAGAAAACGCCTTCCCGGGACGCTGTGCTCGAATTTGGAAACTACCACTTCCGACATTGCGCACACGCAAGACTCTCTCGTCATCACCAACTGAAGGCAATACCGGGGTACACACCACGACCGGACTGACGAACTTCCCTCTCAAATTGACAGTGACCCAATCGTCGTTAGAGCCCGAGACTTCTCGCGTTTCAATGAGCGCAGCTGCAGAATGCGAAGCATCCGCATAACCATCGATATCGCCAAAATCGCTGAAAGCAGCGCCCCGCTCAAAGCTAAATCCAGATATGCTCGACCCTTGAACCGTGGGGTTGTCATTTGGAAACGGGTACACCGGAAGCTGTTCCACGACCGGAAACCAGGTCAAGACTATTCTCTCGATGGCTTGCCGACCTTCGAAGCCAAAGGTGAACCTGGACTCAGGCCCATAAGACGAACCGGTCGTGACCGCGGGCCGAACGCCATTCACTCCAATCACATCATGTTGAGCGCCTGGTATAAAACTAGTGGGCGGCACACTCGTCGCGACAGATACAGGAAAACCCTCAACTCGATAACCGTCAGCAAAACTGGAACCACCACTATCGCCGGCATCAACATCGTTCACCTCCACTGTATCTACACTGACACCGACCGGAGTACTTCCATCCGTTTCAAAAAACTCAATCGTAATCTCGACCCGTTGATCGGGATTTGCAGCACTGCTGCCGTGATTAGCCGCCAGTTCAAGCTGACCGAAGGGGGCACCAAATGCGCAGCTATTCGTGCAGGGAGTACCTTCCTCGAAAAGGCTCGAGGCATCTTGCACGTCCTGCGGAGTTATGGTCGCCCTCACGAGAATATCAGCACCCACCCCAGACACAGTATCAACATAGGTGAACACACCGCTGCCAAGATCAGTGCGAGTGGCAGCCGCCCAGTCAAAGCTATAAGCGGAAGACTGCGTGGCCGCCAGCCCTGTACTCAAGGCTAGGGCAATTGTTATACCAATATTCGTTATTCGCATATGTTGAATCTGTTCCGAAATGATGAGTCAGCGCAGGCATCCCACCCCTGCGTATTGGGGCCTTGCGGGTTCAGTTTTGAGGCGCGCACAGCTAACCGAAGCATGACATCCACCTATCGGCTTGGCACTTCCAGCACGAACGGACCATAGGTACGCTTACTACCTCTCGCCTCTTGCTCAATCAACCGGTAATGCAACACTTGCTGCAGGTCCGCCTCTGGATCAAGCAGTTGATATTGCGCACCCATGGGTGCGATGGGCAGCGAGGGCAGCATACGATTGTTGATCCGCGTCCAATGTCCACTGTTACTCCTCCGCTCTATATAATAACCCAAAGTACCACGCTCCTCGACGGTCTCCCAAATCAACTGCGCGACCTGGCCGTCACCATCGGGATCAAGATAGTCGATCAGCGCGGCGGCGATGTCTTCGCGTGAGCTATCTTCCAGCAGTCCAGCCTGGCTTTCATCCCAACTTGCGAGCATTGCCAGCAATACCTGCACCGGCGCCCCTTCGGATCCCACAAATTGTTCGATCGGCATTGCCTCTAGGCCGAAGCTCGCCAGGGTCACCGCTGTTGGATCCACAACGATCTGGTAGTCCTCCACCTCACCATCACTGGCGCCACCAGTGGAATCTGCCGCAGTAAGTGCATCTGTACTGATCCGAACACGCGCATAGGTAGAGTAGGACACTGAGGTGGGCAAGCCATTCCAGGAGAACAGCACCGGCGCTTGGGGCACGTCGGTATTAGGTGAGACGGTCACGCAACCGGGCGTGCCAAGATCAGACACATCGAAGCTGCCATCTGCCACCCCTGCCAGGTTGGGCACATCCAGCCAGGCGCAGACCGTTGCATCCGTATCGGCAAAATTGTTGACCGTCACGCTGGCCTGAATAGTGCCCGGCGAGGTGTAAGTGAAGGTCACCCCGTCCTCATCGTTACCGGCACTTACCTCGCTCGTATCATTGGTGTCATCGCCGTCAGCACCCGCACTGTACTGGGAAGCGCTTTCAAGATCGGGCGGAATCACACCGAGATGTGGCCCGGTGGTCACAAAGGCATTTTCTCGATCGAACACCCAGACAGCCACTTGTTCTGCCGTGTGATTGCGCTCACCATCACCGATAGTGTCTTCATCTATCGCCAGGTTAATTTCTCCTGCGGAAACAGGATCAGTCATTGCGTTGGGTGGCAGCAGCACCGCCCAACCTCCATCTGCACCATCCATAGCGGCGTGGATGGCCACACCAGAAACGTAGTCTGAGGATGAGAGCGCATAGGTATAGGGCGGTGGCGTCCCTCCAACACCCTGAATGGAATCTGTGCCAAGAAACACTTCATATGCTGCGCCATTAGCGGCAACGCTACCGATGGTGCCGCCCGTAGTCTCCACGATGATATAGCCGAGAGTCTCAGAACCACGACCGGATGTATCCTCACCCACATGCTTGCCAACACAAATGCCACCACTATCGGGCGGTGCCGTGCGTGCGCTGCAGTTGTTACTCCAAAACGCACTGAAACGAGTATCGTTAAAGCTCATGACCTGGCCGAAGACTGCAGGCTCAGTAAACGCCGGCGCCGGGCTCACATTCTCTGTCTGGCTGGTCAACCATCCGGCTGCCAGTGTGCTGCCACTAGTGAGGTCAGACTCCACTGTGCCGGCGACAATGCGACGTCCATCAGGAAGGGTGCTGTCGCCCGCCTCCACCACCAGGCAGGAAGCTTGCCAATTACCCACAAATACCCCGCCGGGGCGCTGTGCACGGACTTCGAAACTCTCGCTCGCTACATTACGAACGCGAATCACTCGCTCGGCATCCCCAGCAGAGGACAAAATGGGCGTGCAAACCACGACCGGGTCCTGATAGTCGCCGCGCAGATTCACAGTAGTCCAATTGTCGCCGCTGCCGGACACTTCCCGCGTCTCCAACAAGGGCGCCTGGCCATGAAAAGCATCCCCGTAATCAACTTCCGGTGCATCGCCAAAGTCCCTCTCGGGCGACGGTGGCGGGATGACCTCCACAATGAAATCCTCCGCCTCACCGTCCGTGGCAATGCCGACTGCATCGGCAGCAGTCAATAGGTCGCTACTGATCCTGAAACGCAGGAACGTGGTATACCCGGACTCAGGCAAACCAGTCCATGTAAGTGTCTGATCTGAAGACCCGGGAGCCACTGCAACGCAACCTTCCTCGGCCACTTCACCGGCGTCAAAACTGCCATTGACTACCGGCCCATCCATCCAGCCGCAAAGCGTCACGTCGCCGGCTGTCGGGTTTTGCGCTCGAACTGTCGCTGTAAGCGTCAGCGTCGGCGTGAAGGACAGCGCCAGACTCACCCCCGTCTCGTCACTGCCAACGCCGCGCACGCTGGTGTCGTTAAGATCATCCGCCAGCGCATTGGCATCTGACTGCGGGTCCTCACGGTCACCCGGGTTGAAACCCATATAGGGCTCTTGCAGCAGGATACCTTCGGCCGTCTCCATCAGGAAATAAGCCACGCGCTCGGCAAGATGTGTGCGGTCGTCAAACGTGGTGTCCTCGTCAATGGCAAGGTCCAACTCTCCATCGGCGAGAGGGTCACCACCGAACAGCACTGCAAATCCGCCCTGCCCGCCAATCTCGGCCGTCTGGGTAACGGTGCCCGATACAAAGTTGCCCGTCAGGCCATAGGTGTAAGGCGGCGAATTGTCCACGCCCTCTACAAACGCAGGGCCCACCGCCGCAACCCAGTTGCGTTCGTTGATGGTGCCGCTGGCGCTTTCGAAGACCATATAACCGAGGGTCTCGTTGTTGCGCACGGTGAGGTCGTCGTTTTTACCCACGTGCTTACCGACGCAGATGGCCGCCCCCGTGGGCGGATTGGCCCTGTCAGTACAATCGTGGGTCCAGAATTGGCTGTAACGGGAATCGTTAAAGCTCATGACTTGGCCCAACACGACGGGCGATGTATAAGTTTGGGCCAGGGCTGGGGTTATATTCACCGTGTCGGCGCTGTCCCAGCCGAAGAACAGCTCGAAACCGTTGGTCTCGGTGGCTTCTGTCGTCCGCGCTTCGAACTTTGGCCCGCCCACGGCAGTCAGGTCGTAATCACCCTCTTCCGCAACCAGACAATACACATCGGACGCCGCCGAGCCTGGCTGGTCACTGGGTACCTGTAGCCTGACATCGAAGCTGTTATTGGTGCGGTTGTTGACCCTGACTCCC
This window harbors:
- a CDS encoding GEVED domain-containing protein, which encodes MSTGLAATQSSAYSFDWAAATRTDLGSGVFTYVDTVSGVGADILVRATITPQDVQDASSLFEEGTPCTNSCAFGAPFGQLELAANHGSSAANPDQRVEITIEFFETDGSTPVGVSVDTVEVNDVDAGDSGGSSFADGYRVEGFPVSVATSVPPTSFIPGAQHDVIGVNGVRPAVTTGSSYGPESRFTFGFEGRQAIERIVLTWFPVVEQLPVYPFPNDNPTVQGSSISGFSFERGAAFSDFGDIDGYADASHSAAALIETREVSGSNDDWVTVNLRGKFVSPVVVCTPVLPSVGDDERVLRVRNVGSGSFQIRAQRPGKAFSAQVDWDATCLVAESGEQTLPDGRRILAGTVTSTVTNYGVQPTFWDPASTADVTPLVPFVQPAVFGQVMTFNDERFSVFWSNDCVSELSPPDADGICVGKHVAEDVGILEDDGPRANETLGYVIVETESGTTGLEAQNGVAYEVALGSDFIQGVTNPSTPPGYTLTPATTEYVSGVATLAAMDGFNGGWAVLFGTPPIDEPQPPNSGLINLRIDEDTIQDDERQHTTEQVAYWVFDRQNVLLTAGPYLGVVPPDLESGSQSNAGADGDDTNDTSEVGAGNDEDGVVFTYTSPGTIQASVTVNNFANTVATVCAWLDVPSGAVGDGSFDTTDLGTPGCVPVPTNSAGPQTPVQFVWTGLPTSVPYSTYARVRISTDALTAADAAGEASDGEVEDYQIVVDPTAVTLASFSLEAMPIEQLLGPRGAPEQVLLAMLASWDENQAELLGDASREDIAVALIDYLDPDGDGQVAQLIWETLEEYGTLGFYVERRGSEGGWNRVNQRMLPALPIAPMGAEYQLLDPEADLQQVLRYRLIEQEARGSTRTYGPFTLDASP
- a CDS encoding GEVED domain-containing protein is translated as MNNPIAHAFDFDWGSVTWVDGDDGPQIFNDVDGSGVTVTVTVTGDVAQLTNNTPALFDVGGNDELRLFPNYSSTAQSVTAQIAFSTPVSVSQLIIKDIDSLDFFGFGFNDAVEVQGSDGVNPVLADNVTVGSAVTDAGDNINYDSQTFTSLGYTDTTGWLTTNFSDPNALVTSISITHKPLDNFDDPIGQAITISDFSFTPGSDRGDAPSTYGDPQHNASGNVIYLGDIAPDFENTTPHAVPGADAVGDDDNNLNDEDGVTFTASAGATPNALTASIETISEIATHYVCAWVDLDNSGNFSDDEGRCSDRTSTSDALDPPIELTWSADTGVVSSYARVRISSDVLTTNDFDTVVSDGEVEDYQLIYDPTSVTIGNIELEPASVDSYLSESGTGEMDTASLYRVLQVWAPALAAQTNPEDRDATLQALTSYLDPDGDGQVALLIWETLEEQGTLGFYVERRTPGGEWQSVNERMLPSLLIAPMGGQYQLVDPSVSSGTWEYRLIEQEARGGKNTYGPYELELR
- a CDS encoding GEVED domain-containing protein; translated protein: MFARPASVGTPRLNALLLTLTAVMFANTNIHAAVDVPQLSVPETDYGDAAGYGDAGHQQSGLLETVVASGVGDAWQTVSLRTVYDSPVIVCTRELDNAGLTEAGVRVNNRTNNSFDVRLQVPSDQPGSAASDVYCLVAEEGDYDLTAVGGPKFEARTTEATETNGFELFFGWDSADTVNITPALAQTYTSPVVLGQVMSFNDSRYSQFWTHDCTDRANPPTGAAICVGKHVGKNDDLTVRNNETLGYMVFESASGTINERNWVAAVGPAFVEGVDNSPPYTYGLTGNFVSGTVTQTAEIGGQGGFAVLFGGDPLADGELDLAIDEDTTFDDRTHLAERVAYFLMETAEGILLQEPYMGFNPGDREDPQSDANALADDLNDTSVRGVGSDETGVSLALSFTPTLTLTATVRAQNPTAGDVTLCGWMDGPVVNGSFDAGEVAEEGCVAVAPGSSDQTLTWTGLPESGYTTFLRFRISSDLLTAADAVGIATDGEAEDFIVEVIPPPSPERDFGDAPEVDYGDAFHGQAPLLETREVSGSGDNWTTVNLRGDYQDPVVVCTPILSSAGDAERVIRVRNVASESFEVRAQRPGGVFVGNWQASCLVVEAGDSTLPDGRRIVAGTVESDLTSGSTLAAGWLTSQTENVSPAPAFTEPAVFGQVMSFNDTRFSAFWSNNCSARTAPPDSGGICVGKHVGEDTSGRGSETLGYIIVETTGGTIGSVAANGAAYEVFLGTDSIQGVGGTPPPYTYALSSSDYVSGVAIHAAMDGADGGWAVLLPPNAMTDPVSAGEINLAIDEDTIGDGERNHTAEQVAVWVFDRENAFVTTGPHLGVIPPDLESASQYSAGADGDDTNDTSEVSAGNDEDGVTFTYTSPGTIQASVTVNNFADTDATVCAWLDVPNLAGVADGSFDVSDLGTPGCVTVSPNTDVPQAPVLFSWNGLPTSVSYSTYARVRISTDALTAADSTGGASDGEVEDYQIVVDPTAVTLASFGLEAMPIEQFVGSEGAPVQVLLAMLASWDESQAGLLEDSSREDIAAALIDYLDPDGDGQVAQLIWETVEERGTLGYYIERRSNSGHWTRINNRMLPSLPIAPMGAQYQLLDPEADLQQVLHYRLIEQEARGSKRTYGPFVLEVPSR
- a CDS encoding C25 family cysteine peptidase, coding for MPLSGKYNAARAGIGAAALALGLIAASAGTQAAPRSSEQATWGEWQAISGGFVGRRREPHGMGVSRAERQALPSPAKLSRNSFRGSDLAAVSAKESVPPSGHVWLYTQGDGVQSVSIAELALKMGKSEASIRDRADQGRLVLRNARKGVAWYYDAAGDSIQFVAETYDTFFTSENAYHLKFGGGKRALRMAVAVGEGPAETALTAFPETLLFEEEPDMVYIPWAVAEEPEADFWFWDVLSTGFPDFITREFTFDAPDPDVSGNANLRVRLRGASELQTGDDHYVTVALNGVDVAAQSFDGFQEVVISAAAVQDYLMMDGTNTVALTISGIPDGGSRVYVDDIELDYQRQPVAKDGFLRVHNAVGGLQSVSGFSSDQISVYEVADGGSSVRQDVAVVDGGTDGFIASFDALAGADYVVMQQGTAALPEVAIDERSSLQKRSNGSDYLIIAPRSLTEFAEELASYRRQMFGAVKIVWLEDIYDQYAQGRKDPAAVTLFMEKVRKRWSQVPSYVVLLGKGSLDLKDRMGYGDGVLPVRFVSTPWSIVASDDALLGNDGRNDLAIGRIAVTTNEDGLLYLQKMQAYEEDLLYGNFASHDKAVLFADNADSAGDFPANTVEKGAYLGNEGGFFTVEQNVHVSGTAVRTAFNDPETWNSGYVSYDGHGSTQQLGNYSENFFNESAAASLTNTGRPIFSALTCSAGNDWYPNYLSLASALVLNPDGGAIAALAPAGASLDADAHTLGMSLAEGLFETNESIGNAATAAKAANVGVIRDFMPLIYDVKGDPALNAR